One Manihot esculenta cultivar AM560-2 chromosome 18, M.esculenta_v8, whole genome shotgun sequence genomic window carries:
- the LOC110605843 gene encoding uncharacterized protein LOC110605843: MLKVEVAVPPPAMDFDFNDARPMPFLSTPSTPKRLGDCSLSAPSSPSRVAEFYRRFDDFAWDANSTPLSPMAAAAHSSSGGDDFAFDFRSELEENSLSAAELFDGGKIRPLKPPPRLQMEERSPLLSPRSPRSPIAQGKKMIREVFSPRKKKDSDPFAIAAENTRKRAEKDGGKRTETDRGRDRGPAFASSSSRRATRSLSPYRVSDYPWEEEERRLRETTKHSAPSNSKASLSSNSSSSSSTKSSSRKWRLRDFLLFRSASEGRAADKDPLRTKYPAFFRKPDDAKNTSFRSTDSSGSVSATRRKGPVSAHELHYTTNKAASEDLKKKTFLPYKQGILGRLAFNPNGFGSPAR, translated from the coding sequence ATGTTGAAAGTGGAAGTGGCAGTGCCTCCACCTGCCATGGATTTCGACTTCAACGATGCACGCCCTATGCCATTCTTGAGCACCCCTTCTACTCCTAAACGTTTGGGCGATTGCTCTCTCAGTGCTCCCAGTAGTCCTTCACGCGTTGCCGAGTTCTATCGTCGTTTTGATGACTTCGCCTGGGATGCTAACTCTACTCCTCTTTCACCCATGGCTGCTGCTGCACACAGTAGTAGTGGTGGAGATGACTTCGCTTTTGATTTCAGGTCCGAACTGGAGGAGAATTCTCTCTCTGCTGCGGAACTTTTTGATGGTGGAAAAATTCGGCCCTTGAAGCCTCCTCCTCGATTACAGATGGAGGAGAGAAGTCCACTTTTATCACCGAGGTCACCAAGATCACCAATAGCTCAAGGGAAAAAGATGATACGCGAGGTTTTTTCtccaagaaagaagaaagattcAGACCCGTTTGCTATTGCTGCTGAAAATACTCGAAAGAGAGCcgaaaaggatggtgggaagaGAACTGAAACTGATAGGGGTAGAGACAGAGGTCCAGCGTTTGCATCGAGTTCCAGCCGCAGAGCTACAAGATCGCTTTCTCCATATAGAGTTTCTGATTATCcttgggaagaagaagaaagaaggctACGGGAAACCACCAAACACTCAGCACCTTCCAATTCAAAAGCTTCACTGTCTTCCAACTCTTCTTCATCCTCATCTACAAAGAGTTCTTCAAGAAAATGGAGGTTGAGGGATTTCTTGCTGTTCAGAAGCGCATCAGAGGGAAGAGCAGCCGATAAAGATCCATTGAGGACCAAGTATCCAGCTTTCTTCAGGAAACCAGACGATGCAAAGAACACGAGCTTTCGGTCCACAGATAGCTCGGGTTCAGTGTCGGCGACAAGGAGAAAGGGGCCAGTGTCGGCTCACGAGTTGCATTACACGACGAATAAAGCAGCATCAGAGGATTTGAAGAAGAAAACTTTCTTGCCATATAAGCAAGGGATATTGGGGAGACTGGCGTTTAATCCCAATGGCTTTGGATCTCCTGCCCGTTAG